Proteins encoded together in one Ignavibacteria bacterium window:
- a CDS encoding YCF48-related protein — MLLFVLILLIPFVSNAQNGWELITPRPARFEYKDMYCFSSDEVLIVGDFGNIMKTTNGGLNWTRFGYINNFYGSINSVYFIGNSGWCVCDSGVVFKSTNRGDNWTRYNNPGFASNYFNSVYFLNSTTGYVISSGNNILKTTNGGVDWFFLSSIYGNGNIISPFFINENVGWVIKWGMSGPYSNANLYKTTNGGINWTVQYNAYTLSKVKFFDENTGYAAGSNGSPSYNRGFFLKTTNGGSNWNKQYIDSVSGFFDMDFINQSTGWVSGWDVMYKTTNAGYNWVSSNFVSWYFKAADGNNLWGTKQYEIFKTSNNGILWDTVSYNLVPLSETISNIFFQNENTGWGTLFFDVIKSTDGGFNWNTYPVPNARQISDILFINDETGWVTSYEKITDSVYLYKSTNGGGNWFYANPSNKIASLIKIKFFESSNIVLDGYISRPFVTKEAILRSTNLGVSWTLDSMDAAYNVTICDFNNMWASKQDKLLKTTNGGGSWQQINVPNIVSFFTSYFINQNTGFVIPYKASNEKINYIHRTFNGGINWDSIYVGSNLAAIFNFYQLNNLLWAV, encoded by the coding sequence ATGTTATTATTCGTTTTGATTTTGTTAATTCCTTTTGTTTCTAATGCACAAAACGGATGGGAATTAATAACACCCAGACCCGCGAGATTTGAGTATAAGGACATGTATTGTTTTTCCAGTGATGAAGTATTAATTGTCGGTGATTTTGGGAATATAATGAAGACCACAAATGGAGGATTGAACTGGACACGTTTTGGATATATTAACAATTTCTATGGCAGTATTAATTCTGTTTATTTTATCGGAAATTCAGGTTGGTGCGTATGCGATTCGGGAGTTGTTTTCAAATCGACAAACAGAGGAGATAACTGGACGAGATATAACAATCCAGGATTTGCATCAAATTATTTCAATTCAGTATATTTCCTAAATTCTACAACAGGATATGTAATATCGTCAGGAAATAATATTTTGAAAACAACGAATGGAGGTGTTGACTGGTTTTTCTTGAGTAGCATATATGGAAACGGAAACATCATATCACCCTTTTTTATAAATGAGAATGTAGGCTGGGTTATAAAATGGGGTATGTCGGGACCATATTCAAATGCAAACCTTTACAAAACAACAAACGGAGGGATAAACTGGACTGTACAATATAATGCATATACACTTTCGAAAGTTAAATTTTTTGATGAAAACACGGGTTATGCAGCTGGCAGTAACGGTTCTCCATCATATAACAGAGGATTTTTTCTAAAAACAACAAACGGCGGTTCTAACTGGAATAAGCAATATATTGATTCCGTATCAGGTTTTTTTGATATGGATTTTATAAATCAAAGTACAGGTTGGGTTTCTGGATGGGACGTTATGTATAAAACTACCAATGCCGGATATAACTGGGTAAGCAGTAATTTTGTTTCTTGGTATTTTAAAGCAGCGGATGGAAATAATCTATGGGGGACAAAGCAGTACGAGATATTTAAAACTTCTAATAATGGAATATTGTGGGACACAGTTTCATACAATTTAGTCCCGTTGTCAGAAACAATCAGTAATATATTTTTTCAAAATGAAAATACAGGTTGGGGTACATTATTTTTTGATGTAATAAAATCTACAGATGGAGGATTTAACTGGAATACATACCCGGTCCCGAATGCCAGACAAATAAGCGATATTTTGTTTATAAATGATGAAACCGGGTGGGTAACTTCGTATGAAAAGATTACAGATTCTGTCTATTTATATAAATCCACAAACGGAGGAGGGAACTGGTTTTATGCGAATCCGTCAAATAAAATAGCTTCTTTGATTAAAATAAAGTTTTTTGAATCGTCGAATATTGTATTAGATGGATATATAAGCAGACCATTTGTTACTAAAGAAGCAATTTTAAGAAGTACAAACTTAGGAGTCAGCTGGACATTAGATTCGATGGATGCCGCTTATAATGTTACGATATGCGACTTCAATAATATGTGGGCTTCCAAACAAGACAAACTTCTGAAAACAACCAATGGGGGAGGTAGCTGGCAGCAGATTAATGTTCCTAATATTGTAAGCTTTTTTACAAGTTATTTTATAAATCAGAATACAGGATTTGTAATTCCTTACAAAGCTTCAAACGAAAAAATTAACTACATACACAGAACTTTTAACGGAGGAATTAACTGGGACAGCATATATGTAGGCAGCAACTTAGCAGCAATTTTTAATTTTTACCAATTAAATAATTTATTATGGGCTGTTTGA
- a CDS encoding acetyl-CoA carboxylase biotin carboxylase subunit: MFKKILIANRGEIAVRIINTAREMGIKTAAVYSDFDKYSLYTKLADEAYYIGQSPAAQSYLLADKIIETAKKCGAEAIHPGYGFLSERAVFAKACEDNGIKFIGPPHQAIEDLGSKTKAKQLAIKNKVPVVSGTDSAITDIEEAKKVAKRIGFPIMIKASAGGGGKGMRVVREEEELEAAIRMAQNEARSSFGDESVFIEKYVDSPKHIEFQVLADEHGNAVHLGERECSMQRRHQKIIEETPCSIMDDDLRHRMGECAKTIVLAAEYTNAGTVEFMVDKDKNFYFLEVNTRLQVEHPITEMRTGLDLVEQQLRIASGEKLKLKQEDIKFKGAAIECRICAEDPDNNFMPSIGKIKYMSRNLGNGMREDTGIEQGNEISVYYDSMITKLIAYAPDRKSVIDKMERALLNYTIVGVKTNISFLLKLLKCPEYFEGAYNTQFVERTFMPRLEKEKNEISDELKKALAIGSIIMKEKHESTSAVNTGGNNKHKTKGGWLRRKELH; the protein is encoded by the coding sequence ATGTTTAAGAAAATATTAATAGCTAACAGGGGAGAGATTGCCGTACGGATAATTAACACGGCAAGAGAAATGGGTATAAAGACAGCTGCCGTTTATTCAGATTTCGATAAATATTCGCTTTACACAAAACTTGCTGACGAGGCTTATTATATAGGGCAGTCGCCCGCAGCGCAGAGTTATTTGCTTGCAGATAAAATTATTGAAACAGCTAAGAAATGCGGAGCAGAAGCAATTCATCCGGGATATGGTTTTTTATCCGAGCGTGCAGTATTTGCAAAAGCATGCGAGGATAACGGAATAAAGTTTATAGGTCCGCCTCATCAGGCAATAGAGGACCTTGGCAGTAAGACAAAAGCAAAACAACTTGCGATTAAAAACAAGGTGCCTGTTGTATCGGGAACCGACTCAGCAATAACCGATATAGAAGAAGCAAAGAAAGTAGCGAAGAGGATAGGTTTTCCAATTATGATAAAAGCAAGTGCAGGCGGCGGAGGTAAAGGGATGAGGGTAGTACGAGAGGAGGAAGAGCTTGAAGCTGCCATCCGCATGGCTCAGAACGAGGCAAGGTCATCTTTCGGAGATGAAAGCGTCTTCATTGAAAAGTATGTTGATTCGCCTAAGCACATAGAGTTTCAGGTGCTTGCAGATGAGCATGGAAATGCAGTTCACCTCGGCGAGAGGGAATGCTCAATGCAGAGACGTCATCAGAAGATTATTGAAGAGACTCCGTGTTCTATTATGGATGATGACCTTCGGCACAGAATGGGAGAGTGTGCAAAGACGATAGTACTTGCTGCAGAATATACAAATGCGGGCACTGTAGAATTTATGGTGGATAAGGATAAGAACTTTTACTTTCTTGAAGTTAATACGCGTCTGCAGGTAGAGCATCCTATAACGGAAATGAGGACGGGTCTTGACCTTGTGGAGCAGCAGTTAAGGATAGCTTCAGGAGAGAAGCTTAAACTTAAACAGGAAGATATAAAGTTCAAGGGTGCTGCGATAGAGTGCCGTATATGCGCTGAAGACCCCGATAATAATTTTATGCCTTCAATAGGCAAGATTAAATACATGAGCCGCAACCTTGGCAATGGTATGAGAGAAGATACGGGAATAGAACAGGGCAATGAAATATCAGTTTATTACGATTCGATGATAACAAAGCTAATAGCATACGCCCCCGACAGGAAGAGCGTAATAGACAAGATGGAACGTGCCCTGCTGAATTATACTATAGTCGGTGTTAAGACAAATATAAGTTTTCTTTTAAAACTTCTTAAATGTCCCGAATATTTTGAGGGAGCATACAATACGCAGTTTGTTGAGAGAACATTCATGCCGAGACTTGAGAAGGAGAAGAATGAGATCAGCGATGAGCTTAAGAAAGCTCTTGCAATAGGCTCTATTATTATGAAAGAAAAACATGAAAGTACTTCTGCAGTAAACACAGGAGGCAACAACAAGCACAAAACCAAAGGCGGCTGGTTAAGAAGAAAGGAGTTGCATTAA
- a CDS encoding biotin/lipoyl-containing protein — MKKYFISINGNETPMDVMLSGNNVKFADNDTEEFEYKFLTDELLLVRLDHKNYIFKADETVESELKHTEFMLEYNSRYYHTVCKNEMEVLMEKFAKSRGTVKIKNELLSPMPGAIVKINVKEGDAVKKGQVLVVLEAMKMENELKAAGDCKIAKILVEEKESVDKNHLLIKFDV, encoded by the coding sequence ATGAAAAAGTATTTTATAAGCATTAACGGTAATGAAACTCCAATGGACGTAATGCTTTCGGGTAATAACGTTAAGTTTGCGGACAACGACACGGAAGAATTTGAGTATAAATTCCTTACAGATGAACTGCTCCTTGTAAGGCTTGACCATAAGAACTATATATTTAAGGCAGATGAAACGGTAGAGAGCGAATTAAAACACACCGAATTTATGCTCGAGTACAATTCGCGTTACTATCACACAGTCTGCAAGAATGAGATGGAAGTCCTTATGGAAAAATTCGCAAAGAGCCGAGGTACGGTAAAGATAAAGAACGAACTTCTTTCGCCTATGCCCGGTGCTATAGTGAAGATTAACGTAAAAGAAGGCGATGCAGTAAAGAAAGGACAGGTGCTTGTAGTACTTGAGGCAATGAAAATGGAAAACGAACTTAAAGCAGCAGGGGACTGCAAGATAGCGAAGATACTCGTTGAAGAAAAAGAATCAGTTGACAAGAATCATTTGCTTATTAAGTTTGATGTTTAA
- a CDS encoding T9SS type A sorting domain-containing protein, with the protein MWSDLYSICFINNTTGWVSGGWTEVYKTTNGGNVFISNISNEIPDSYCLFQNYPNPFNPATIIRFQVKETKYVTLKIFDILGKEIQTLVSEKHTPGLYEVFWDASAFPSGVYFYRMITDGFSETKRMILVR; encoded by the coding sequence ATGTGGAGCGATTTGTATTCGATATGTTTTATAAACAACACCACAGGATGGGTTTCGGGCGGCTGGACAGAGGTTTATAAAACAACTAATGGCGGGAATGTTTTTATTAGCAACATTTCGAATGAAATCCCTGACAGTTATTGCTTATTCCAGAATTATCCAAATCCGTTTAATCCAGCTACGATAATTAGATTTCAGGTAAAAGAAACTAAATATGTAACGTTGAAAATTTTTGATATACTTGGAAAGGAAATACAGACTCTTGTAAGTGAAAAGCATACACCGGGTTTATATGAAGTCTTCTGGGATGCGAGTGCCTTTCCAAGCGGTGTTTATTTTTACAGAATGATTACTGATGGTTTTAGTGAGACGAAGCGGATGATTCTGGTGAGGTAA
- a CDS encoding YfhO family protein: MAKTKTPVTKGKSTVTKSTQEKTGFTFFDDNKSIVILTLIGIILLAILLFFNKGVFEGKIFASADNLSPLTFRTFLNDAKEQGILPLWIPYIFMGMPSLASMTAAVPSLHNIYSFIWDKAFEIFSGGNLFALTLPYYFIFGLTLFLYARYKFKNNLISLFVSLLGVFATGIIQLIIVGHHTKMMTFAFFPLVLFILEKVADEEEKSWYNLFFFFALLTIILYLQLHFHHIQMLFYSFMMIGIYMLYLLIYAFAKKLQKANIVKAFLMLVAGLIIAFAMDADIILSIKEYNQYSMRGQPSITAISEGKGDQKPLSYEYATNWSFSPGEVLTFVLPYYYGFGGVEVKGQRANLYWGQMPFTDSPVYFGVIVLLLAVIGMIYNFKKNPFVQATTFIIIFFLFLSFGRTFPLIYDLFYNYMPFFSSFRAPVMIHYYIDLAFVILAGYGLVSIITFLKNTKDENKILKTSYVVGGIALLMFFISLVGFESSYTNSVLNGPMAQKLSAQGYPAQQVSGYLKQQVAPIAYENVISDLRLHGFLILIIAVLIYLYAKRNIARNLMLLGIIVIGLFDLLGVSAKTLHWDDKKQRDDTFAETDYTKWLLNKEPETYNYRVAVMNKGNLITSNDLAYFRLHQFNGYQGAKIRIYQDAVDVAGGENPFLMGLANVKYVISDSPFNDTLAYTEVYRGSSIIYMNKFMMPRAFFVNEYKVEKGIDILNNIRAVNFDPRSTAFLEKKLDVNIDRADSTNTVRITKFGIHDIEYEVSSSGNNLLVLNEIYYPAGWKAFIDGKETEIYKTNYFQRSIVVPAGKHKVELKFYPETYYTGKKISIAANVLVTIILIGGVAGIFISRKKKETEEINK; encoded by the coding sequence ATGGCAAAAACTAAAACTCCGGTCACAAAAGGCAAGTCAACAGTGACAAAAAGCACACAGGAAAAAACCGGTTTTACTTTTTTCGATGACAATAAATCTATTGTTATTCTAACGCTTATAGGCATAATTCTGCTCGCAATTCTTTTATTCTTTAATAAGGGTGTTTTTGAGGGCAAGATATTTGCATCGGCTGATAATCTTTCACCTCTGACGTTCAGGACATTTCTGAATGATGCAAAGGAGCAGGGGATTTTACCTTTGTGGATTCCCTATATTTTCATGGGGATGCCTTCCCTTGCTTCAATGACTGCTGCTGTTCCTTCATTGCATAATATTTATTCGTTCATCTGGGATAAAGCATTTGAGATATTTTCGGGTGGAAATTTATTTGCTCTGACACTGCCGTACTATTTCATATTCGGGCTTACACTGTTTCTTTATGCAAGGTATAAGTTCAAGAATAATCTTATATCGCTTTTTGTGTCGCTGCTCGGAGTTTTTGCAACGGGAATAATTCAACTGATAATAGTAGGTCATCACACTAAGATGATGACTTTTGCATTTTTCCCGCTTGTACTTTTCATACTTGAAAAGGTTGCCGATGAAGAAGAAAAGAGCTGGTACAATTTGTTCTTCTTCTTTGCCCTACTGACGATAATACTTTATCTGCAGTTACATTTTCATCATATTCAGATGCTTTTCTATTCATTTATGATGATAGGCATTTATATGCTTTATCTTTTAATATATGCTTTTGCAAAGAAACTTCAGAAAGCAAATATTGTAAAAGCATTTCTTATGCTCGTAGCCGGTCTTATAATAGCATTTGCCATGGATGCGGATATTATTCTTTCAATAAAGGAATACAACCAGTACTCGATGCGCGGACAGCCGAGCATTACTGCAATCTCCGAAGGCAAGGGAGACCAGAAACCGCTCAGCTATGAATATGCAACGAACTGGTCGTTTAGTCCGGGAGAGGTTTTGACTTTTGTTCTGCCTTATTACTACGGATTCGGAGGAGTTGAAGTGAAAGGTCAGAGAGCAAACCTGTACTGGGGACAAATGCCTTTTACAGATTCACCGGTTTACTTCGGAGTGATTGTACTGCTGCTTGCTGTGATAGGTATGATTTATAACTTTAAAAAGAATCCATTTGTTCAAGCGACAACGTTTATTATTATTTTCTTTCTCTTCCTGTCATTTGGAAGAACGTTTCCTTTAATTTACGATTTATTCTATAATTACATGCCGTTCTTCAGCAGTTTCAGAGCGCCTGTGATGATACATTATTATATAGACCTTGCTTTTGTGATACTTGCAGGATACGGACTTGTATCTATAATTACATTTTTGAAAAATACAAAAGATGAGAACAAAATTCTAAAAACTTCATACGTTGTAGGCGGTATAGCCTTACTGATGTTTTTCATATCGCTTGTTGGTTTTGAATCGTCGTACACTAATTCTGTTCTGAACGGACCCATGGCACAGAAGCTCTCTGCACAGGGCTATCCGGCACAGCAGGTATCAGGATATCTGAAACAGCAGGTTGCACCGATTGCTTACGAGAATGTTATTTCCGATTTACGCTTACACGGGTTTCTAATATTAATAATAGCGGTACTTATCTATCTTTATGCAAAGCGGAATATTGCACGGAATTTAATGCTGCTGGGAATAATTGTAATCGGACTTTTTGACCTTTTGGGAGTGAGCGCAAAAACACTTCATTGGGACGATAAAAAGCAGCGTGATGATACATTTGCGGAAACGGATTACACAAAATGGCTGCTGAACAAAGAACCCGAGACTTATAATTACAGAGTAGCAGTTATGAACAAAGGTAATCTGATAACGTCGAACGACCTTGCGTATTTCAGACTGCATCAGTTCAACGGATATCAGGGTGCAAAGATAAGAATTTATCAGGATGCGGTTGATGTTGCGGGAGGCGAGAATCCTTTTCTTATGGGGCTTGCGAACGTGAAGTACGTAATATCGGACAGTCCGTTTAATGATACTCTTGCATACACGGAAGTTTACAGGGGAAGCAGTATTATCTACATGAATAAGTTTATGATGCCTAGAGCTTTTTTTGTGAATGAATATAAAGTGGAGAAGGGAATTGATATACTGAACAACATACGAGCAGTTAACTTCGACCCGCGCAGCACTGCATTCCTTGAGAAGAAACTTGATGTTAATATTGACAGGGCAGATTCAACAAATACAGTACGCATTACAAAGTTCGGAATACACGATATTGAATACGAAGTCAGCTCTTCTGGAAATAACCTGTTGGTACTGAATGAAATATACTATCCTGCAGGATGGAAAGCCTTTATTGACGGTAAGGAAACAGAGATATACAAAACAAATTATTTCCAGAGGTCGATTGTCGTGCCTGCGGGAAAGCATAAAGTTGAACTGAAGTTTTATCCTGAAACATATTATACAGGAAAGAAAATAAGTATTGCTGCTAATGTACTCGTTACTATTATTCTGATAGGCGGAGTTGCGGGAATATTTATTTCAAGAAAAAAGAAGGAAACGGAAGAAATAAACAAATAA